In Dermacentor variabilis isolate Ectoservices chromosome 7, ASM5094787v1, whole genome shotgun sequence, a genomic segment contains:
- the LOC142588080 gene encoding GTP cyclohydrolase 1 feedback regulatory protein-like — protein MPYMLISTQIRLENGPTIVGDRNSDPTLMEHLCARKITQPGNDFPEYRTEDPPRTVLNKLELMGYRVVAMSGIGQTCIWTLHKP, from the exons ATGCCGTACATGTTGATCTCAACCCAGATCCGACTG GAGAACGGGCCGACCATCGTAGGGGACCGCAACAGCGATCCAACTCTCATGGAGCACCTCTGCGCGCGCAAGATCACCCAGCCAGGAAACGACTT CCCCGAGTACCGGACGGAAGACCCACCCCGCACTGTGCTGAACAAGCTAGAGCTGATGGGCTACCGTGTGGTGGCAATGTCCGGCATTGGCCAGACTTGCATCTGGACTTTACACAAGCCGTGA
- the LOC142588079 gene encoding dnaJ homolog subfamily C member 17, whose amino-acid sequence MDSLMQTNLYELLQIAVGADEKEIKSAYRKKALTCHPDKNPDNPRAAELFQQLSRALEVLTDPAARSAYDAVLKAREAAKIRHQGLDAKRRKLKEELEAREGPGQEAAAALTAQQRLKKEVERLRREGSRQLAEERELLQRQMEKQQTQQREQQQADLTRVKVRWKQQPGFRGYTETSLRQRLSQYGTICCLVFRNGSALVEFERPSAARLASQLEQGSPDEGPLTVRLLGDASGGESTPPAPPPQPMRTLHDDDDYEDLVLRKLQQAAAASQPS is encoded by the exons ATGGATTCTCTGATGCAAACAAACCTCTACGAACTCTTGCAGATCGCAGTCGGTGCTGACGAGAAAGAG ATCAAGAGTGCGTACCGAAAGAAGGCGCTGACATGCCACCCGGACAAGAATCCCGACAACCCACGAGCAG CCGAACTCTTTCAGCAGTTGTCCCGTGCCTTGGAGGTGCTCACCGATCCGGCGGCGCGG AGTGCATacgatgctgtgctcaaggctcGCGAAGCCGCCAAGATCCGGCACCAGGGGCTGGACGCCAAGCGTCGCAAGCTCAAGGAAGAGCTGGAGGCCCGCGAAGGGCCAGGGCAGGAAGCGGCGGCAGCGTTAACGGCCCAGCAACGACTCAAGAAAGAAGTGGAGAGGCTACGTCGCGAGGGATCTCGGCAGCTGGCTGAAGAGCGGGAGCTGCTGCAACGTCAAATGGAAAAGCAACAGACGCAGCAAAGGGAGCAACAGCAGGCCGATTTGACAAGGGTAAAG GTTCGTTGGAAGCAGCAACCTGGTTTTAGGGGCTACACCGAGACAAGCCTGCGACAGCGGCTTTCCCAGTATGGAACTATCTGCTGCTTGGTGTTTCGCAATGGATCGGCTCTTGTCGAATTCGAGCGGCCATCCGCAGCC CGCCTGGCATCCCAGCTCGAACAAGGGAGCCCAGATGAAGGCCCACTGACTGTTCGCCTGTTGGGCGATGCAAGCGGCGGCGAGAGCACCCCACCTGCACCACCACCACAGCCGATGCGAACGctgcacgacgacgacgactacgaggACCTGGTGCTAAGAAAGCTGCAGCAGGCTGCCGCTGCTTCACAGCCATCATAA